One Littorina saxatilis isolate snail1 linkage group LG12, US_GU_Lsax_2.0, whole genome shotgun sequence genomic region harbors:
- the LOC138982257 gene encoding uncharacterized protein isoform X2 produces the protein MPPRRAASRRVAEVTRAAAGRPRASNQTASQRQPGGFESATAGGEESATALAAVLAELRRLGERQETCQVAIVSLQKDNQRLQEAVSGDREAIASTSGSMTTGTSNSTLSGSVANLVNTITGTEYGEPSSGLILVE, from the exons ATGCCTCCCAGGAGGGCAGCGTCAAGGCGGGTAGCCGAAGTGACCCGAGCCGCTGCAGGTCGGCCAAGGGCCAGCAACCAGACAGCCTCGCAGCGACAACCCGGTGGGTTTGAGTCAGCCACAGCAGGAGGGGAAGAAAGCGCCACTGCTTTGGCCGCGGTATTGGCAGAACTACGCAGGCTGGGGGAGCGGCAAGAGACCTGCCAAGTGGCCATTGTCTCGCTCCAGAAAGACAACCAACGTCTGCAAGAAGCTGTTTCGGGTGATCGTGAGGCCATCGCCTCAACATCGGGATCGATGACAACCGGTACCAGCAATTCTACCCTGTCTGGCTCGGTTGCCAACCTGGTCAACACAATCACAG GCACAGAGTACGGGGAGCCATCCAGCGGGTTGATCCTGGTGGAGTAG